ATATAAATGGGGGTGTGGGGCGGTTAAATGTAGGTTTGCAATTCTTGCTATGTACTGACACAAGGTTTCAGAATTATTTTACCTGCTTTGCATCCCTGCAAGTTTAAATGATTGTTTCTTTCATTAGGTCACGTCGTTTACTGCAGTTCCAGGGTGGAAATCAGGTGGTGACCCACCTCATCACACACTGATTTGTGAAtgactttgttcattttgtcaTGTTAAAAGCAATTTTTTCTTTGGAGGGGGTCTGAAAAATGGTTGGATGGAGACTTGTGATGCCATATTTAAAGTTTAAGTTTCAATCTTCATATATTAAAACTGCTGAGACTGTCATGGAGTTGGTTCATTAGACCATATACCAGATGGGACTTTCTTATATAAACTTTATGAACCTCAGTCTTTGTTGAGACTGTCATAGTGGAACTGAATCAGGCCTTTTGAAAGGATGCTTTTAAAGTCTTAGGCACATCCAACTTCGACAACATACTAGAACATAAAGCAATAAGGTCCCATTTGTAAAACCTCTATGTATACAAAGGTTACATTTATTCctatttttatttgcagtgttctcaatatatataaaaaccatatttaaacatttctctGAAGATTTTACAGACTTCACTGTGGACTTTTTTCAGTAGAACCAGTTTTTATAGAAGAGGTTGTCCCAGTGAAAGCTGAACAGTTACTGCGGGTGAAACCTCAGCAACATGTTGTTTTTGGAAAGACCTGCTGATGTTGAGTTTTCCAAATGAAGCTATTAAGTGCTCTGAGCTGCAAAGACCAAATTCCGTTTACCTCAAATGTACTGGGAgctaaagaaaaactgaaactgttgGAAACTGAAGAAATTTGAGGGATCTGCTTTGTTTCTGGTGAACTAACCCATTGGAGGATACACTCTGGAAATCAATATAGCTTACATGCACCTGGATTCCTGGCACAAGATCATCACATGTGGATGAGCATCTCAGCAACATGTTCTTCCTGGTGCAACTCTGACATGACCGCAGAGCAGAATGTAAACACAGGACTTCCAGGTCTGGGCCTGTTCCCAGTCTCTTGTTATATAAGGATTGAGCTCCTAGATACTTTTGATTTGAATCCCATCCAAGGTACAAGCTGCTCCAGCCAATGTTTGGGAGTGTCcaatgtatgtttgtatgtatttccGGGACAGGGGTACAGTCCATAGGTCAGGTTACTGAGTTATCTGGGTAATTTTGATCCTAATCTCCAATGTCATCCTTACTAGAAACAGCCTTTTTTGAGGAGGATTATGAAAAGCACTGAgcattatttctttgttttgaatcATATGGTGCCTGATTCACTAATGTACCCTGTGGTGGGTCTTGACCATGTGCTTTATAAATTACTCTGCACATGAGCCATCTGCTCAGTGTTTGCCTCAGCACAATAACAAATGGAGGCAATATAAATTAAGATTTACTTGGATATGAACCAAGACTACCTACCACATGCCATGTAAAATTTTCTGTtcaagtctgaaaaaaaaaaaaaaaaaaaaaaaaaaagcttactGTCATTTTGCTCATCAAGTAGTGCTCCCAGCAGCACATGTTACAGGTACCATAAagtttaaaacaaagacaagacttgctttaactttttaattggTACTACTACACTACACTGCATGGAAAAAAGTTGCCATacacaactaaaaaaaaaaaaaaaaaaaaaaaaaaacaacccacacacacaacaacaaaaataataataataataataaaaaaaaaatccagggcAATAccttaaaaacacatcacagcagctTTTTGGTGAACCTACAACAAACTGCTATACTGTTTGGATGGAATATTAACTGTGCAAATAGCAAAATCTGAACTCtgatacatattttaaaaacacatttacagtcaACAGTTGAGAGCTCTCACTTTCTGTGTATGTAcaaatgtgcatgaaaaaaaaaatgtaaacaaaacaatacaccTAACATCATGCTGTCCTCACTTTAGGAGCATTTAAGTGCATTGGGTTACAGTTTGAAGCTACATAAAACATAAGCTGTTTAGTGTCAGTGATGAAAAGCctgatctttgtgtgtgtgttcactatGTATTGGCCTACTACACGCTAGTGAGACAAAGGGTACGAGCTACTGGTGGCTAACAAATAGGACACCATGGCCAACGCTGCTTTCTCGATGGAGAACAGGTGATGGTCTTTCACATGTGGGCAGGTGGTCCTCATGAACTGGGCCAGCCGGAGCAGGTACTCCAGGTTGTGGCCTGACTTCCCGCTGCGCAAAACAATCTGGGCTCCGATCTTCTCGGGGCTGGCCGGCCCCAGGAACAGGGGGTTGTCAGAGGTGGCAATGTACACCAGCGCCTGAACCGGTGACTGATTCTCCCCCTGGGGAAAGAAATCCACCATTTTGGTGACATAGCCACCGCAGACTGTCTCGCGCACATTGAGGTACTTCAGGGACTCTTCCACTTGAGAGCCTGTCACCTCGAATGCCACACCCCAGGTGCTCTCCTGTgaggaaaaaccaaaaagagacaaaaaaaaaaaaaacatgagtcAGAAACTTCCCCCCAATCAGCCTGGAAACTCCTCATTTTCCACAGAATCAGCAGCGGGCCAATAGGAAACAAGAGCTGCGCTTACGTCATCATCTTCGATCAGCGTAACCACTCTTCCGGGCTgcggggggagagagagaggagagacggGTCACGTCATGGACGGCGCCTGAGCAGCAGCTCAACGTgaatcagcacaaacacacacctgtatgTCAAAGTAAGTACCAAACAGAATCACAAAAAAGCCCCTCACCAAATCGTCGTTTCCGCGGTGGAAGTTGTCTCCGTGCCAAAAGCGTCTCTTGTAGCCCTGAATGTAGCCGACCACGCTCTTCCTGTACCTGAAGTCCGGCTTCCACACCAGAGACCCGTACCCGAAGATCCACAGGCTGCCCTTCCCGGACACGATGTCCTGAGGCTTCATGTTTCGATCGGGTGGCGTCGATggctgttttgttatttttcagatgGCTCGATGAGGGCTCTCGCTCGTCCGCTCGGGTGTTGACTCGGCTAAGCTGACTAGCTTGCTAGCGTTATTAGCTTCCTCCGGTACAGGAGCAGCGGGACCGGCTGGCTCGCAGGGATACCGCGACCGGTGTTTGAGGCCGACTGCTTGGCAGCGGCGAGGGCGGACTCACGCGGTGGGGTTTGCCTTGCACGATGCATTGCCGTTGCGTTAGTGCAGCCGCATTATGCCTTAAAAATCCATGGCAGCCGCCTTTGGCCTTCGGATGGgcggaggaaaacacaaaaaccgcGTCGGCCAGCTGTTCTGCCGGCCGGTGACTGAGAGGTAACCGattcaaagacagaaagacgGAGGGCTGATCTGTTGATGGCTTCTGTCGCCTTCGATCGTTGGACTTGTCGCCGTTAGCAGGTGACGATGATCGAAAGCGATTCCTCTATAATAAACCGAGGCGGCGCCGATGTACTTATACATAACAGGGAAGGTGGGCGGATCTACAGCACTCATCCAGCCAATCGTGTTAAAGAAATCCTTGTCCGCCTCATATTTAACCCAATCAGGCTTCGGTGCGCCAAATAAGGCGGAACTCTAAGTGAAACTCGTTAGTCTATTGGGCCAAAACTGCCTTAAATCCCACCCCTGAGTTTCAAGGTGATTGGCCAGCAGACAGTCACTCTAACAGATTCCGTTTGTGATTGGTTGCCTGCGTTGTCAGTCTAAATACGCGTCAGACTTGAGCTGGCTGATGCAACCTGCCACAGCATTTCAGGGCCCAGCAGCATCCAAAGCAACGTACCAAGACATTGCATCAGATTTGAAGTAGAAAGAGCCCTGCTAAGGAGCGATGGTCTCCACACATCAATCCCAGATGTGTCGACGTGAAAATACAGGAGCTGCATACATTTGTATTGAAAGCAAacctaataaaaataaaataatttctctctGACAGGGTGATATGACCTTGGGCTAAAGGAAGTCACTCTTGGCATGTGAGGAAATGAATTATCTCTCCGAGCCTGAGCATGAGAGGACTGTAATCTGGGCCCACAGCTCAAAAGGCATAATGTCAAGGCTGACGTCCAGGAATGTCCCTCACCTCGAACCCAGTCCTCTGGGAAAAGTGTCTTCAGAAGCACTCTATATGAATACAGTGTCATAGTACAATATGAATATTTGTCAACACCGCAAGGAGGGTCACATAGCATGTGATTGGTTGGCTCACCACCAACATCTGGTAATTGTACCCTTGCTGAAATATTCCTACTTTGTGAAACACACATGTCATTCTGGAGTAAATCTGCAGTGTAAAACCAAAAGCAATAgatacaagtaaaaaaaaaaaacaaaacaataagaaTATTTGGTacaagcaaaagcaaaagagagaaatcgAAGGATatagtaaaaacaaaaccaacagggtgaaaggaaaagcacaAGTGAAAGCATTTGTGTGGCTTAGACTTATTTCTCCTTATGTTAACTATGTTTCATTTattcctatttttattttcagatttattcaaattattttcttacACATTTCCAAAAGTATTTGTTTTTAGCATCACTCCATTCTCCAGACTTGATGCTTTAGCAGACAAATATATAGTCTTGGAAGGAATAGGTGATTATTGAGTTGATCTCAGGTTCAAACTTCATGTGGACAACATATgtatactaatactaatacaaATAAACGAATAAACCAACTATACAGGAATATTAGAAATGgctaaaataataacaaaaaaaatgcaatggTGAATCAAAACGATGTCAGACCTAATCAATTGTAAAGAGGATGCCCACCACTCCAGGTGGATCTGATATAATATTAGAGGCTTATCTGTTCTCATTAAATAGATTATCTATAAATAGCAGGCATTACCTGCTTTGATAAGAGGCCAGACAATAAAGCACCATGCAATCCAGGCCTTTAAGATACCCTGTGTCATGCACAATCGTCCATCATATTATTTTATGGCCTTTTGGGTCTATCCACCCGCGGAGCCTACAGTAAGGGCAGCTCTCAGGCTACCGCAGGTTTTTACATGTAATGCTGCCTGGAGTCTAAGACCAGCATTTTGACTAGTGGTCTCAGCAAGAAAATACTCACTTCTCCACTTGTTTGCTGTGAATGATCTGACAGACAAAGTatgtacagttttgttttttttttttcttttttttttctctgtatttttttttaacttccaaGACATGAGGTACAATATatccagaaaaacacacattttggtCTGGTTATTGAGGAGGGAAGACAACACATGCATTATCCCCCCGTGATACTGAAGGAGGCTGTTTTTCTGATGTAACCATTCCTTTACAGGAGCTTGAGTTGAGATTACTGGTGTGGGACATTGACTTCTAAAGGTGGATCTTATAGAAGGACGCAGATCTTGAATATATTGTCTGTATCATTAAATGTATTGCATTCTTATGATTTTTAGTACATATAATGCAAATAAACATGAGTCTTTTTTGGTGCTACGATTGTCTGTTGCTGTTAAATTAGGTTGCTGTAGAATTGAATATGACTGCacctgtggttttgttttggctggTAATGAcctgtcatttcctgtgtgtgggtttgttaCTGACACCTAGTGTTAATTGATGAGACAACTACAAGGGCAGAACAGGGCAAGGTTACAGAGCGATGGATAACGTCAGTGTGCGAGGCTAGTCCAcatgcatatttaaaaacagtttaaattcaGTGATCAGCTGTGAAAGCAAGGCTGGACCACAAAAATTGTGGCTCGACTTCCACCTTCCTGGTGAACAGATAGGAAGACTGGACTTCCAAAATTCCTTCCCAATGAATGACATCAATTCATGTGTTCtccccatttcctttttccgaGTAAATAGTTCTGATTAGTTTGTGTGTCTACGCTCTGGCTTGTTTTGAGGTTGTTTCCTGAAAACCCGCAGTCATCTGCACGAGCCTGTGCCGACCGAAGAAAGCAATGCgtgagaaaaacatttggccAGTGCCGACatgttcaacattttttaatcaCGGAGGAAACAGGAACTGATGTCACTAGGTCACAAACAGGATGCTGTGATtataacacaatgaaaatggCTGGCCATGCAATGGAGACCCTGAGGCCAAAGAGCAGGGCCCTAGCAAATGTAAATGAGGCTGTGTGGCTTCGTTAGGTGTGAGTATGATGGTGGTGCGGAGAAACTATGAAGCTGGGTCAGGTAGCAGATGATTAATCATTGTgatatgtgtatgtttttcttcagctgggaCGGAAACAGCTTCATctaaactcctttttttttttttcttttctttttctttttttcttcgtcacactcacacactcacataagCGTTTTGAGGAGGATGCCCAGGTCAACAGGCTAACAGGATGTGCGAGAGGGAAAAGCCATCCAGATTTTTCAGCCTAGTGATGATAGCTCCTGATTAGGGAGTGTTGACTGTCACAGGATTTCTGTTAATTGGAAGCAGGGGAGATTTTGCTAATACAGATGAAATGTTGCCTGGATACAAAATGAGTTCCTCAGTGGTGATGTCTCCCCAAAACCGCACAATGTTGGTGTATCAGGAGCAAACAGCATTTccccaaaagaaaacacagtcagAGGGACACAAGATTGACCAGATTGCTCTGACAAGTCAACTTTTCTAAAATAGAGATCTTTGTATGTCAGTGGATTCATAGCAGATCCACTTGCTCCCATCTGGTTTCCCTCCCTTCTGCCTCAAAGACCTGGTGCCAAGCCTGCTCCCCAGCTTTGTTTGCAGGAGTGGGTGGTACAGAACCGGGCATTGAAATATTGCTCTTAACCCTGAAGGGGAAGCAGGCAGTTGGGGAGCCTATAAgtgcttgagtgtgtgtgggttttttttttttttttattatgggaGGAGGTCTGTGCACTCTCTGTGTCATGCACACGGGGCGAGAGGCCTGGcatatgctgctgtttttatggcACTACAGATTCACTCCACGCTCCCCCACGGCATCTGTTTGATtggctgcttgtgtgtgtgtgtgtgctgcttgtgtgtgtgcatgcagacgCATGTGCAAGCATTATGAAGggtgtggtggggggtgggggtgttccCCTTTGCCCTGTGCCTGGCTTTGTTTCGCCATTTCCAGCTTGAGGGGGTGGTATCCGTGGAAACGGATTTGAATTTCAAGCCAATTTAAGGCCAGGGAGAGGATGAGGGGCGGGTGAGTGGAGTGTGAGCCAAAGGCGTTTCCAGGAATTACTCGAGGTAGGGATGCTGCAGTCAGAGAGCTTATGTTTCCCAGTAAAATCCAACACATCACGTATGATGTGTAAATGTAGGAAAGGACTGGATTTTGTCTTCAAGCACCTTGTCACAATTGAAGAGCTCTGGCTGTGgaatatgtgtttaaaaaaaataataataataatttccaaaCTTTAACACACTCCCCTGATATTAAGCCTcgatgaaaagaaagacaagacacaattcatcatcatttgtactcaatttcattatttaaaaacacctcaaaaataatttccttttcCGTTTACTGACATCAAATTAAAAGCAGGTTCCAAGGAAGTTTTATTCTTCAGAAGTTTGGTCCTTATAAATATGCATTATATAcaaaataatattataaaacatataaagagCAGTGTGTCATATTTAAATTAATCTCTggaaataatcatttaaaaaaattacattattgGTTCTGCATTTCTGAAATTTATTATAGGCAGGCAGTGGCGTGAcagtcttttctctttgttattCTCAGTGGGGTTTGCATAGAAACACTTTTCTatgcacttttcctttttcttggaTCTTGCTGGCACAGCACTGACTTTTGCGCTCCTGTGGTTTTTCTCTCCAAATCGCTGTTGATTAAAAAGTATTTTCCCCCCTActgttttttccacttttcttttttgtagtGCAAATGATCCAAGAACAGACAAGGGCACAAATTTAGCATtcaaccccccaacccccccgccccccattTTTTAAGGCTTCTAGTGAATTTGGGCTGCATACAATCTTCACCATTGCGTGGAAAAGTCCAACCAGTCATTTTCACGTGATTGACAGTTGAAGATTAGTTTCAGACATTCAGAATTCTCAgtgtttgtgaggttggattGTGACGGTGGGTGAGTTCACTCGTCTCGACCCTGAGTCTTGCATAGCAGGCGAAGCTGGCGGGAGTGAGTGTGGGTGGGGAGGGGTCACATCTTAGGCACCTTTTTAACTGATTGGTTGGCTGTCAAAGTCATCATGATTATCACACAAGGCCGGGTCAGATACGAGGGGGCAACGATCCACCTGCGCCTCCTTTTACTGTCCAGGATGGCTGCGattataaattaatattttaatgatgCTCTGTCAGTCTTCACACCTCGTGTTTTGCAGTCCTTCTGCCAGTCCCTTTCACCATTGTCACAATTAAGAGGTCCTTCACTGTACATGTTTTGCATACAAACACTCGGTGAGCATAAAGTTTCTCGGTTTTCTCCTTTGCTTTTTGTAGAGCAGACGTTTCTGCCCTGTCCAGTTCTCAAGTGTTCCAGAGCAGCAGTGGACATCTAAAACAATCTCCAGTCTCTTCTCAGCATTTGTAAACAATCCACAATATTATATTCTGCCTCGATTGTGtctttttcctcatcctctttgcTCTCAGACCCATCACAGTTTATACCTATATGGGGGAAGGGAGGGAAAGCAAAAATGAGTGTTAAAATTAATGAATCAGCCAAATGCAGAAAATATGACAGTGTagaaaaaaactataataagTTTTTTTCTACACTGTCTTTTGAACTTTTATAGCTAATATGCGTCACTATCactattgtgtttttcttggaaataacattaaaaaaaattcccacTTATTGCCACAGAGGTAAAAATATAGCACCCTAGAGGCCAAGTGGAGCCAAACATGTGTGGGGAATCAGTTTTGACTTAAGTTCATCACATGGCCAACATAAAGAATGGCCAATGTAATTCACAGAGAGCGCCGATGCAGTGGATTGGGCTATCCCAAGCTTCGGTCCAAATGTCACACCAGGGTCTTTCTAGAAATAGCAAAGCCCCTAGCCATAAATGTTGGTGCAGTAGTGAGAGATCATACACTTGGGACAAAGCGATGCATTTGAAATGTCCGATCTGCGGAAATGCTAGTGAAGAAGTGATTGTTTTGGCTTACCTCAGTTGCTATGACGcattccctcctttcctctgctaTAACAAATACCGACTGGTACATGGAGTCTCTTGAGGAACATATTGTTGATATCCTACACTCTGGCTTTTCACTggaaacacaaatcacactttGTGTTAATTTAAACTAAGAGCACATGGAAGCAATATGCATTAGGCATACACATATAcagtgaggcagcagagaggacaggCGGCGGTTTTGCGGCAAAGTAAGTGTCAAATATATGTAAACTCAAAATGAATGAGGAACAATGGATGGTGTCCAAGattgaaaaacacaactgaGGCTCATTGTTGTTAACTGTGGCATTGCATAAGTGAGAGCTCTAATTAACCATGATTTCCAGTCAGGAAGGCTCCGTGTACAAACTACTGAATGAGCacaattaatttaattacaatTAATTTCCTTGCATTTAAACAGGTATATACAATTGTTATCTCACCAAAGATGTAAGTGCATAAGTGAAAGCAGGAGGTTATAGGTTATGTAAAAATGGTTCCTCTTACCTGTACATTCTACTCAAGGGCATTTTATCTTCTAAACACTTGTCATAAATAAGACTTTTATCCTCTTGTGACTTTTCATCCTGAAACTCCTTCGATTTCGAGTTGTAAGAGTCCAAGTGATAGTTTTTATGGATAAAGTTCGATTTCTCTGAATCACAGTCCACTTCCAGGCTGATTTTCTGgttggtgtttttcagctggGATGCAGGGATCAGGTTATCCCTCTGACAATTCGACAGGTTGTTCATAGTCTctgtgtctcctctctctctttgggcCTGTCTGTGGATATGCCTTAAAGCCAGGCCCACCAtacacaacagcacaagcagTGCTACCAGCCCTACAGCCAAAGAAACTGCAGCCCACTGGAAGCCATCTTGGGTCTCTCCATTGGACACGGGAGAGGTGACGGCGGCGAAGAACTCGCAGCGACGCCCGGTAAAGCCAGAGGGGCAGATGCAGGTAGCCGGAGGCTTGCCTGGTCCGCCACCCCCAGAGCAAATACCCCCATTGAGGCAAGGGTGAAGGGAACACTCATCCAGGATTCTGTCGCAGTTTCGTCCACCGTAACCTGCAGGACAGGCGCAGGTGTAGTCGTTGATCCGGTCTTGGCAGGTGCCGCTGTTAAGGCAGGGGTTTCCAGCGCACTCATTGATGTTGATCTCGCAGCGTTGGCCGGTAAATCCTGCTCGGCAGCTACAAGCTCGCATGCCACCATGAATCAGGCAGAGACCACCTGCGGAGGAGATGGACAGTTAGTATCAACAGCACGGCCAGTTCTCTAAGCGACACAGGCATTGCAACATCAAGGAGTTTCAAAATCAGAAAGAACTCGATCTCCATGAAGCTTCGCAGGAGGCCCCTTCAATTCACACATCTCCATCAAATCCAGTGTGACCACAGCACTTTGGATGTATATTGTTTACTTCCATGTGTATTGTTCTCCCAACACAGAACAATCCCTGAGCCCTCCATGTTTACAAGAAGACAGAAATCGAGCTATGCTGGAAATTTGTCCCCTTTCATCAACAACCACAGCGAGCT
This genomic interval from Echeneis naucrates chromosome 24, fEcheNa1.1, whole genome shotgun sequence contains the following:
- the chac1 gene encoding glutathione-specific gamma-glutamylcyclotransferase 1, whose protein sequence is MKPQDIVSGKGSLWIFGYGSLVWKPDFRYRKSVVGYIQGYKRRFWHGDNFHRGNDDLPGRVVTLIEDDDESTWGVAFEVTGSQVEESLKYLNVRETVCGGYVTKMVDFFPQGENQSPVQALVYIATSDNPLFLGPASPEKIGAQIVLRSGKSGHNLEYLLRLAQFMRTTCPHVKDHHLFSIEKAALAMVSYLLATSSSYPLSH